One Candidatus Paceibacterota bacterium DNA segment encodes these proteins:
- a CDS encoding radical SAM protein, which translates to MYVERITDRIDAITKIPEAYRTTTPPPPKSVKIELTGRCNYRCGFCALRTREAQPTQDMSWDFYACIVSEMRNAGVQELGVFFLGEPFMNPDLLVRAIRYAKKEVGFPYVFLTTNGSLAQPEYVQACIEAGLNSLKWSLNNADPEQFARVTGARPSLWNRALHNMEHAKAIRDRIHAKTGHRCILSASSIQYDGDQQKKMQALVDDILPFIDQHYWLPLYSMGSLAAQREKELGYRPIAGNQGRIGALRDPLPCWSAFTEGHITSSGNLSACCFDADERWAMADLNTVGFMEGWHSAAFQKLRAAHLQKDVRGTVCQLCVAYT; encoded by the coding sequence ATGTACGTGGAAAGGATCACCGATCGGATCGATGCCATAACCAAGATCCCTGAAGCATATCGGACCACGACCCCACCGCCCCCCAAGAGCGTCAAGATCGAGCTGACGGGGCGATGCAATTACCGGTGCGGTTTTTGCGCTCTTCGCACGCGCGAAGCGCAACCAACGCAAGACATGTCCTGGGACTTCTACGCATGCATCGTCAGCGAGATGCGCAATGCTGGCGTTCAGGAGCTTGGCGTTTTCTTCCTGGGGGAACCCTTCATGAATCCCGATCTCCTCGTGCGCGCCATCAGGTACGCCAAAAAGGAGGTTGGGTTCCCCTACGTCTTTCTCACCACGAACGGTTCGCTTGCGCAACCTGAGTACGTTCAGGCGTGCATCGAAGCGGGACTCAACTCTCTCAAATGGAGCCTGAACAACGCCGATCCAGAGCAGTTTGCTCGGGTGACCGGTGCACGCCCCTCCCTGTGGAACCGCGCCCTCCACAACATGGAGCACGCGAAGGCCATTCGTGATCGTATTCACGCCAAAACGGGCCACCGTTGCATCTTGTCGGCATCCAGCATTCAGTACGACGGGGACCAGCAAAAAAAGATGCAGGCGCTCGTCGACGACATTCTGCCCTTCATTGACCAGCACTACTGGCTCCCCCTCTACTCGATGGGAAGCCTCGCCGCACAGAGGGAGAAGGAGCTTGGATATCGCCCGATTGCTGGCAACCAGGGGCGCATCGGCGCACTCCGAGATCCGCTGCCTTGCTGGTCGGCTTTCACCGAAGGACACATTACCTCCAGTGGCAATTTGTCGGCATGCTGCTTTGATGCCGATGAACGCTGGGCGATGGCAGACCTCAATACGGTTGGGTTCATGGAGGGTTGGCACAGTGCAGCCTTCCAAAAACTCCGCGCCGCACACCTGCAAAAAGACGTGCGCGGCACGGTGTGCCAGTTGTGCGTTGCATACACGTAA
- a CDS encoding NAD(P)-dependent oxidoreductase → MKVLVTGGAGYVGTTLVPQLLEKGYEVTVLDRLMWGGAVLIPFFKHPNFHFIKGDVRNEELMKKVVADKDVIIHLAAIVGFPACDANPIMADTTNVESCRILSKLVSKGQHVIFASSGSNYGRVVGQVCTEETPVNPISRYSRNKLEGEKILMEGTTCTALRPGTAFGVSPRLRLDLLPHELTLQALKTKSIVLYEAWAIRPFIHVHDFGRAFVFAVEHKDAMKNQIYNLGADPLNYTKRQIADLVATHTGATVEESNAWQDPDQRHYQVSYKKLHDVGYRHTISMEDGIKELLRVLPVATLFNPYSNQNEMLG, encoded by the coding sequence ATGAAAGTTCTTGTTACAGGTGGCGCAGGATATGTCGGCACAACGCTGGTGCCACAACTTCTAGAAAAAGGCTACGAGGTGACTGTTCTCGATCGCCTCATGTGGGGCGGTGCCGTTTTGATCCCATTCTTTAAACATCCCAATTTCCACTTCATTAAAGGAGATGTAAGGAATGAAGAGCTCATGAAAAAAGTGGTTGCTGATAAGGACGTTATTATTCATTTAGCAGCAATAGTTGGATTTCCAGCATGTGACGCAAACCCTATCATGGCAGATACAACAAATGTTGAATCCTGCCGCATTCTCAGTAAATTAGTGAGCAAAGGCCAGCATGTTATTTTTGCCTCCTCTGGATCTAACTACGGGCGCGTTGTCGGCCAAGTTTGCACAGAAGAAACACCAGTTAACCCTATTAGCCGCTACAGCAGAAATAAGCTAGAAGGGGAGAAAATATTAATGGAGGGCACCACGTGCACCGCCCTACGACCTGGGACGGCATTTGGAGTTTCTCCTCGATTGCGCCTCGATCTCCTTCCTCACGAACTTACACTCCAAGCACTCAAAACAAAAAGCATTGTACTCTATGAAGCATGGGCGATTCGTCCCTTCATTCATGTACACGACTTTGGGCGCGCATTCGTGTTCGCGGTTGAGCATAAAGATGCTATGAAAAATCAAATCTATAACCTCGGGGCGGACCCGCTCAACTACACCAAGCGACAGATCGCGGATCTTGTTGCAACGCACACTGGCGCGACCGTTGAAGAATCAAATGCGTGGCAGGATCCAGATCAGCGCCACTATCAGGTCTCTTATAAGAAGCTGCATGACGTTGGGTATCGACACACGATTAGCATGGAAGACGGCATCAAAGAACTACTTCGCGTGCTCCCCGTAGCAACACTCTTCAACCCGTACTCAAACCAAAACGAAATGCTCGGTTAG
- a CDS encoding glycosyltransferase family 4 protein, whose protein sequence is MKLLYISSQRLPTEKAYGVQIAHMCKAFGQSGISTELLIPTRHPRVGEDIFAYYNVPRVFSVRRVWAPEWVHPFFPEKLLFWGKQVFSGLILAWHAWRSDADLVYTRDELVALCVAIISPRRIVFEAHTFSKRRSFIYWYLRRSGVRLVVINESIRKAFVDHGFFDALILSAPDGVDVSLFQTSLSRHDARSMLDLPIDGRLIMYTGQLFPHKGADTLLETATQMPHTHFVFVGGMPQDVQRAQERYQNFPNIHIIGHRPHHEMPMFLCAADVLVIPNSGRYESSRTLTSPLKVFEYMASRRVIVASDVPALREVLSDESALWFVPDDPNSLMRCLQRALVGEGASEMIERAYTEVQKMTWDQRAKNIALFYSQHIITFLTPDARLVSGWGRLSADIVQGLRDAQYRVGVVTMAGFQEGGALPLFGRRQEMLWGMWRALPLVRASISIHAIDINPLGIVAWVLARMVRRKYVITLVGTYSLGPLQHWPIMYIARLALKGARARIAISSFMQRRIRGIYSSGVIDVIHPAVHIEEFTQRHEEEHPLYILSVGALKERKGYHISIPAFAQARSAAPDARYIIVGDQRDVAYMHRVRALVRELGLDAHVFFENLASSERLKKLYKGAALFVFPSVNSGAHVEGFGIVCVEAAASGLPIIATQGTGAEDAVSEENAILVPQNDIEALADAMQLLLVDEARRRSMGVASVQHARAHDSARSRAAYGGLYRSILS, encoded by the coding sequence ATGAAGCTTCTCTACATCAGTAGTCAGCGTCTCCCCACTGAAAAGGCGTACGGCGTACAGATTGCCCATATGTGTAAAGCGTTTGGGCAGAGCGGCATCTCCACTGAACTGCTCATCCCAACGCGGCACCCAAGGGTTGGAGAGGACATTTTCGCCTACTATAATGTGCCTCGTGTCTTTTCGGTGAGGCGAGTATGGGCACCCGAATGGGTACACCCATTTTTTCCAGAAAAACTACTCTTTTGGGGTAAGCAGGTTTTTTCAGGACTCATTCTTGCGTGGCACGCGTGGAGATCTGATGCTGATTTGGTATATACGCGCGACGAGCTCGTTGCACTGTGTGTTGCCATCATTTCTCCTCGGCGGATCGTGTTTGAAGCGCACACATTTTCAAAGCGTCGCTCTTTTATCTATTGGTACCTTCGTCGTTCTGGTGTTCGCCTTGTAGTTATTAATGAGTCAATTCGTAAAGCCTTTGTGGATCATGGCTTTTTTGATGCTCTCATACTTTCGGCGCCTGACGGCGTTGATGTATCTCTTTTTCAGACATCTCTATCTCGCCACGATGCTCGATCTATGCTCGATCTCCCGATTGATGGACGTCTTATCATGTACACTGGCCAACTCTTTCCGCACAAAGGAGCTGACACACTTCTTGAGACGGCGACACAGATGCCCCACACACACTTTGTCTTTGTAGGGGGCATGCCTCAAGACGTGCAGCGTGCTCAGGAGCGGTATCAGAACTTTCCCAACATTCACATAATAGGTCATCGGCCACACCACGAGATGCCCATGTTCTTATGCGCGGCGGACGTGCTCGTGATTCCCAATTCGGGTCGCTATGAAAGCTCGAGGACGCTTACCTCACCACTGAAAGTTTTCGAATATATGGCTTCTCGGCGTGTCATTGTAGCGTCAGATGTGCCCGCGCTTCGCGAAGTTTTGAGCGACGAGAGCGCGTTATGGTTTGTCCCCGATGATCCAAACTCATTAATGCGTTGCCTACAGCGCGCGTTAGTTGGCGAAGGCGCTTCTGAAATGATTGAGCGAGCATATACAGAAGTGCAAAAAATGACGTGGGATCAACGGGCGAAGAATATTGCCCTTTTTTACTCACAGCACATCATCACATTTCTGACTCCGGATGCGCGATTGGTATCAGGTTGGGGGAGACTTTCTGCCGACATTGTGCAAGGGCTTCGCGATGCTCAATATAGAGTCGGGGTTGTCACTATGGCCGGCTTTCAAGAGGGTGGTGCGCTACCACTCTTTGGGCGACGTCAGGAGATGCTCTGGGGGATGTGGAGGGCGCTGCCCCTAGTTCGAGCAAGTATTTCTATACATGCGATTGATATAAACCCCTTAGGCATTGTGGCATGGGTGCTTGCACGTATGGTGCGGCGAAAATATGTCATAACTCTTGTAGGGACGTATTCTCTCGGTCCGTTACAGCATTGGCCAATAATGTATATTGCACGTCTTGCGCTTAAGGGTGCGCGCGCGCGAATCGCGATTAGCTCATTCATGCAGCGACGTATCCGAGGCATCTATTCTTCCGGAGTCATCGATGTTATTCATCCAGCAGTTCATATAGAAGAGTTTACGCAACGCCACGAAGAAGAGCATCCACTGTACATATTAAGTGTCGGTGCTCTCAAAGAGCGAAAGGGATATCACATAAGTATCCCCGCGTTTGCTCAAGCGAGATCCGCTGCTCCGGATGCGCGCTATATTATTGTTGGCGATCAGAGAGACGTAGCATATATGCATCGTGTGCGAGCATTGGTGCGTGAACTTGGATTAGATGCACACGTCTTCTTTGAGAACCTAGCTTCTTCTGAGCGCTTAAAAAAACTGTATAAAGGAGCGGCGCTATTTGTATTCCCTTCAGTGAATAGTGGGGCCCATGTTGAGGGCTTTGGTATTGTGTGTGTAGAAGCTGCCGCATCTGGATTGCCTATTATCGCAACACAAGGCACTGGGGCGGAAGATGCGGTCTCTGAAGAAAATGCGATTCTCGTGCCTCAGAACGATATTGAGGCGCTAGCCGATGCCATGCAGTTACTCTTGGTGGATGAGGCGAGGCGTCGTAGTATGGGTGTGGCTAGCGTTCAGCATGCTCGCGCGCACGATTCTGCACGGTCGCGGGCGGCATACGGCGGCCTCTATAGGAGCATTCTTTCATGA
- a CDS encoding NAD-dependent epimerase/dehydratase family protein has protein sequence MNKVLVLGGTGFLGTQVMRLAREQGYDPVSLSRGEGTDIRNFDQLSARLAEIKPDVILNCAGHVGNVHYVTKMAGDVIHDNVQMAINLYRAVKDVVPHAKIVNPFGNCSYPGSADVQRETQWQDGPVHDSVLAFGFVKRVQHTLAESYRKQYGIKTVNWLVCNPYGPENHINLDKMHALNGIIIRMMRAQQNGDKTFEIWGTGTPIREWLYITDAARIMVHSIEHVAEQTHPVNVAKKQGYSIKEIAELVSKILEYPVEFVYKTDMPDGAPVKIMDDALFRSKYPDFTFTKLEDGIRETIAHFKPMLV, from the coding sequence ATGAATAAAGTACTTGTACTCGGTGGAACTGGATTCCTTGGCACTCAAGTTATGCGATTGGCTCGTGAGCAGGGGTATGATCCCGTATCTCTCTCTCGAGGCGAAGGGACGGATATTCGTAATTTCGACCAGCTCTCCGCACGACTAGCGGAAATCAAGCCGGACGTTATCCTTAACTGCGCTGGACACGTAGGGAATGTGCACTACGTAACAAAAATGGCCGGAGACGTTATTCATGATAACGTACAGATGGCCATTAATCTTTACCGAGCAGTAAAAGATGTTGTGCCACATGCGAAGATTGTGAACCCCTTTGGCAACTGCTCCTACCCTGGAAGCGCTGACGTGCAGCGAGAAACGCAATGGCAAGATGGGCCCGTCCATGACTCCGTTCTTGCTTTCGGCTTTGTAAAGCGTGTCCAGCATACACTTGCCGAGTCATATCGAAAACAATACGGCATTAAGACTGTAAACTGGCTCGTGTGCAATCCATATGGACCAGAAAACCATATCAATCTTGATAAAATGCACGCCCTGAACGGCATCATTATTCGCATGATGCGCGCTCAGCAAAATGGAGATAAGACTTTTGAGATTTGGGGAACGGGAACACCTATACGTGAATGGCTCTACATTACCGATGCAGCACGCATAATGGTTCACTCCATTGAACACGTAGCCGAGCAAACGCACCCGGTCAACGTCGCCAAAAAACAGGGTTACTCGATTAAAGAAATTGCCGAACTCGTCTCGAAAATACTTGAATATCCAGTTGAATTCGTATACAAAACCGACATGCCTGACGGAGCTCCCGTAAAAATCATGGATGATGCACTGTTCCGATCAAAATACCCAGATTTTACATTCACGAAATTAGAAGATGGCATTCGAGAGACAATAGCGCACTTTAAGCCAATGCTTGTATAA
- a CDS encoding glycosyltransferase produces MKILIAGFPYVRENYLKTFFLDNEHPADDGMLFLLPARWPIKQGAFIYTPPQWKGVHITSTFFHHSHYPVIGGLLKGWMPFFPLFLFRHRRKVDLVYWCGEPTLLSTLYVALWSRLMRKRLVLFSWENVPYEQKLKGVHLAIKQLLLRVHGLLAHGIVCGNEKSERIHAPFFKHTAIIPMSGVDDAFFAPSRDEGHADVCTFTFIGAIGVRKGLLYLLDALSEVLRRHTNVRFILAGSGEEESVIQNAIVERGLEAYVERIPWTSRESVRDILNRSDVFVYPSIPYGGWEEQFGYSMAEASLMELPVIATHSGSMSEVVRDGETGLLVPPQDSDALMDAMVRMAQDAAQRKRFGVAGRAFIKAHYAYTEVRRRFFQFFVSLLP; encoded by the coding sequence ATGAAGATTCTCATTGCGGGTTTTCCTTATGTGCGGGAGAACTACCTAAAAACTTTCTTCTTAGATAATGAGCATCCCGCGGATGATGGAATGCTCTTTCTCTTGCCCGCCCGCTGGCCCATCAAACAAGGGGCATTCATCTATACCCCTCCGCAGTGGAAGGGCGTGCATATAACATCAACCTTTTTTCACCACTCGCACTACCCAGTTATTGGAGGCCTTCTGAAAGGATGGATGCCGTTTTTTCCGTTGTTCCTGTTCCGACATCGGAGAAAAGTCGATCTTGTCTATTGGTGCGGCGAACCCACGTTATTATCGACGCTGTATGTTGCTCTCTGGTCGCGTCTCATGCGCAAAAGGCTCGTGCTTTTTTCGTGGGAGAATGTTCCGTATGAACAAAAGTTAAAGGGCGTGCATCTTGCGATCAAGCAACTCCTACTTAGGGTGCATGGACTACTCGCACACGGAATAGTATGCGGCAACGAGAAAAGTGAGCGGATTCATGCTCCATTTTTTAAACACACCGCCATCATTCCAATGAGCGGCGTAGACGATGCCTTCTTTGCGCCATCACGGGACGAGGGGCATGCCGATGTCTGTACATTTACCTTCATTGGGGCGATCGGTGTTCGCAAGGGGCTTCTCTACCTACTCGATGCATTATCTGAGGTTCTCCGTAGACATACAAACGTCAGATTTATTCTTGCTGGTTCTGGTGAAGAGGAATCTGTCATACAAAACGCGATCGTGGAACGTGGGCTAGAGGCATATGTGGAGCGCATTCCATGGACTTCGCGCGAGAGCGTGCGCGATATTCTGAATAGATCCGATGTATTTGTCTATCCGAGCATCCCGTATGGTGGGTGGGAGGAACAATTCGGTTATTCTATGGCCGAGGCTTCGCTTATGGAGCTGCCGGTTATTGCAACGCATTCCGGCTCTATGAGCGAAGTAGTTCGTGATGGCGAGACAGGATTGCTTGTGCCGCCTCAGGATAGTGATGCGCTTATGGATGCTATGGTGAGAATGGCGCAAGATGCTGCTCAGCGAAAGCGTTTCGGAGTAGCGGGCCGGGCATTTATTAAAGCCCACTATGCGTATACAGAGGTTCGTCGGCGGTTTTTTCAGTTTTTCGTATCTCTTCTGCCCTAA
- a CDS encoding glycosyltransferase gives MNTVFIQANNKQLFGARLAAFALTMTAKDARAFHIEILNVDSLSPFAHVHGKTFKRWGQLIDASEADLQSFTLSRFMPPELMGFQGRAIVIDPDIFALSDIGELFSLDMQGRAIAACAKKGAWDSSVMLLDCAQLSHWRIKDLLHDLYSHERDYDEIMTLAREGSVLELSRDWNSLDVLSPGARMLHTTNRITQPWKTGLPVDFKRRPLPKIFGIIPREPLLRVLGKYHMTYQRHPDPEIEAYFFKLVARALQANTISRTEIQHEIERGHVRQDLWECISRYI, from the coding sequence ATGAACACAGTTTTTATTCAGGCAAATAATAAACAACTGTTTGGAGCGCGTCTCGCGGCATTCGCATTAACAATGACCGCAAAGGATGCGCGTGCATTTCATATTGAAATATTAAACGTTGACTCTTTATCACCTTTTGCCCATGTACACGGGAAGACATTTAAGCGGTGGGGGCAATTGATTGACGCATCGGAGGCGGACTTACAGTCGTTTACGTTAAGCCGATTTATGCCTCCAGAGCTCATGGGATTTCAGGGGCGGGCGATTGTGATTGACCCTGACATATTTGCCCTGAGCGATATTGGAGAACTTTTTTCTTTAGATATGCAGGGGCGAGCAATTGCAGCATGTGCTAAGAAGGGCGCTTGGGATTCTAGTGTTATGCTGCTCGACTGTGCTCAATTGTCGCACTGGCGCATAAAAGATCTCCTCCATGATCTCTATAGTCACGAGCGTGATTATGATGAAATTATGACGTTGGCGCGCGAGGGGTCTGTTTTGGAGCTCTCCCGAGATTGGAATAGCCTTGATGTGTTATCACCAGGTGCTCGCATGCTCCACACGACGAATCGTATTACGCAACCATGGAAAACTGGCTTACCTGTAGATTTTAAACGGCGTCCATTGCCGAAGATTTTTGGAATCATTCCTCGTGAGCCGCTGTTGCGTGTATTAGGGAAATACCATATGACATATCAACGCCATCCTGACCCGGAGATTGAGGCATACTTTTTCAAGCTTGTTGCGCGGGCGTTGCAAGCCAATACTATTTCGAGAACAGAGATCCAGCATGAAATAGAACGAGGCCATGTGCGGCAAGACCTCTGGGAGTGCATTTCTCGTTATATATGA
- a CDS encoding alpha-1,2-fucosyltransferase, with product MITFRSLGQLGRFGNQLFQYAGTRLYAETHGFAHAFPTWIGAQVFNNIATYTLTEQLLASILPTIQLDDIQSYGVKQKIAFALGLSPSLPYTVSLSSLYAHPRDHKNLFGYLQDHKSLSLLAQHKEKVRTWFSFHDKISSAYTKATRNLSPWIGVHVRRGDLVKRGVTVPLHSFLEKLDSVRNGRPVFVASDDPNMHSEFAHCDPIRIRNPLPEVPREIFDFWMLTQSRAIIGCGSTFSWWAAYISGTQEYYAPLLTHLWPAGYIPVLEQQSI from the coding sequence ATGATCACATTCCGCTCTCTTGGGCAACTAGGGCGATTCGGCAACCAGCTTTTTCAATATGCAGGGACGCGCCTCTATGCAGAAACCCACGGCTTCGCGCATGCATTCCCCACGTGGATAGGCGCTCAAGTATTCAATAATATTGCCACCTACACTCTCACAGAACAGCTTCTCGCAAGCATCCTGCCGACAATCCAACTCGATGATATCCAGTCGTATGGCGTCAAACAAAAGATTGCTTTCGCTCTTGGCCTCTCACCCTCACTGCCATACACCGTCTCCCTATCAAGTCTCTACGCTCATCCGCGTGATCACAAAAATCTTTTTGGATATCTCCAAGATCACAAAAGTCTCTCCCTCTTAGCGCAGCACAAAGAAAAGGTGCGCACGTGGTTCTCGTTTCATGACAAGATAAGCTCCGCGTACACGAAAGCAACGCGCAATCTAAGCCCATGGATCGGCGTCCATGTGCGCAGAGGAGATCTCGTAAAGCGCGGCGTTACTGTGCCGCTGCACTCATTCTTAGAAAAGCTCGATAGCGTGCGAAACGGTCGGCCGGTTTTCGTTGCATCCGACGACCCTAATATGCATTCCGAATTTGCACACTGTGATCCGATCCGCATACGCAACCCATTACCTGAAGTACCGCGAGAAATTTTCGATTTTTGGATGCTCACGCAGAGCCGTGCGATCATTGGTTGTGGATCAACATTCTCATGGTGGGCAGCATATATAAGTGGAACGCAAGAATACTACGCCCCGCTTCTTACGCATCTCTGGCCCGCTGGATACATCCCCGTGCTTGAGCAACAATCAATATGA
- a CDS encoding KpsF/GutQ family sugar-phosphate isomerase — MKGIHEIMRAVRYLIASEQEAIASLSLISPRLLSRALDLLRQRRGKIIVCGIGKSWHISQKIAASLTSLGFPATPLHPGEAMHGDFGMVQKGDVLIALSQSGATKELIHALAYVRRIKVPVIAITGRAESPLVKMSQVALCFSAPTEGSPFNLAPMASAVASLGIGHMLAVGLSTYACTTKNDFARTHPGGSLGLELTRVSARMHGKTRLPLVYLDEAVPKVVKEITKRGLGVTGVISRDGLLRGVITDGDLRRALAQKTFSKDLQAKDIMTLNPKTTSKESTLKEALYDMEKFKITSLFVTTDGLPVGIIHMHHIVSRGFI; from the coding sequence ATGAAAGGAATACATGAGATCATGCGAGCTGTAAGGTACCTCATTGCTTCTGAGCAAGAAGCAATCGCAAGCCTTTCCCTCATTTCGCCACGCCTTCTTTCGCGCGCCCTCGATCTCCTGAGGCAAAGAAGGGGCAAAATTATTGTGTGCGGCATTGGGAAGTCGTGGCATATCAGCCAAAAAATTGCTGCATCTTTGACGAGTCTGGGATTTCCAGCGACCCCGCTCCACCCCGGAGAGGCAATGCATGGTGATTTTGGAATGGTACAAAAAGGGGATGTTCTGATAGCTCTTTCTCAGAGTGGAGCAACAAAGGAATTAATACATGCGCTGGCGTATGTGCGTCGGATAAAGGTGCCGGTTATTGCAATCACTGGGCGCGCAGAGTCGCCACTTGTAAAGATGAGCCAGGTGGCTCTTTGCTTTTCTGCGCCTACCGAGGGGTCTCCTTTCAACCTAGCTCCGATGGCTAGTGCGGTTGCTTCGCTCGGTATTGGTCACATGCTTGCGGTTGGTCTGAGCACATATGCGTGCACAACGAAAAACGATTTTGCGCGGACACATCCTGGCGGCTCATTAGGATTAGAGCTTACACGTGTGAGCGCTCGCATGCATGGAAAAACGCGCCTACCACTAGTGTACCTTGATGAAGCAGTTCCAAAGGTTGTGAAGGAGATCACGAAAAGGGGGCTTGGCGTGACAGGTGTTATTTCCCGCGATGGTCTACTGCGTGGCGTTATTACTGACGGTGATTTGCGCCGCGCCCTTGCTCAAAAAACGTTTTCAAAAGATTTACAGGCGAAAGATATCATGACCTTGAATCCAAAAACAACGAGTAAGGAAAGTACGCTCAAAGAGGCTCTCTATGATATGGAGAAATTTAAAATTACCTCCCTCTTCGTCACCACAGACGGTCTACCGGTAGGGATTATTCACATGCATCATATTGTGTCGCGAGGGTTTATATAA
- a CDS encoding glycosyltransferase family 9 protein, translating into MIRRLFKRLYRAVFKNRFITPLIEVRPFNVFNYIAYALDYAVYRRMLGAQRDSVSLWPQLGEKTPRTSIDPHYFHQGVWTAQKIAHAKPGRHVDVGSQADLIGFLTTLTHVTFVDLRPLPVRIANLENIKGDILHLPFSNNSVDSLSCLHVAEHVGLGRYGDRLDPDGTIKACAELSRVLAPNGNLYFSIPIGSPRTFFNAHRIHAPETIRRYFSELSLVEFSAIDDRGNVIRNANMEQLRHAKYACGLFHFTKKDPAQVQNILIIKMGAAGDVVRTTALLPGLQEKYRGATIDWLTQPRMEPLLRDNPHIDRILIAPTDAWREREYQLVINLDEEEEACRIASAARTQRIFGAYIDGDKISYTNDAAPWFDMGLISRYGKTRADELKKLNRKTYQELCYEMLDIPYRKQEPHFPLSGVDTAFAQQFAERYGIKKNTRVIGINPGSSKRWVDKRLQVHEARALIAGLRGKYPDAKIILFGGPEEREYISAIIEATRDLSIIDAGIENSLGQFAGLINLCSDVITSDSMALHISTALKKKVVAFFGPTSPWEIELYNLGTKILPVRGCLSCYNKNCNTPPEYDIDALIKEA; encoded by the coding sequence ATGATACGCCGCCTATTTAAACGCCTCTATCGAGCAGTATTCAAAAATCGATTCATCACTCCACTGATAGAAGTGAGGCCGTTCAACGTATTCAATTATATCGCCTACGCTCTTGATTATGCGGTATACCGTCGCATGCTTGGAGCTCAACGCGACAGCGTTTCACTGTGGCCACAACTTGGAGAAAAAACACCGCGCACATCAATTGATCCACACTATTTTCATCAGGGAGTATGGACTGCTCAAAAAATTGCACACGCGAAGCCGGGGCGACACGTAGATGTCGGGTCGCAGGCGGATCTGATCGGCTTTCTCACCACGCTTACGCATGTCACCTTCGTTGACCTTCGCCCATTGCCAGTGCGTATTGCTAATCTGGAAAATATAAAGGGAGATATTCTCCATCTTCCATTCTCGAATAATTCGGTTGACTCTCTTTCATGCCTCCATGTAGCTGAGCACGTGGGGCTTGGACGATATGGCGATCGCCTTGATCCCGATGGGACTATAAAAGCCTGCGCTGAGCTTTCTCGAGTACTTGCGCCAAATGGCAACCTCTATTTTTCGATACCGATCGGTTCACCGCGAACATTTTTTAATGCTCACCGCATACATGCACCCGAAACAATCCGGAGATATTTTAGTGAACTATCTCTGGTTGAATTTTCAGCAATCGATGATCGTGGCAACGTCATACGCAACGCAAACATGGAACAACTGCGCCACGCTAAATATGCCTGCGGACTCTTCCATTTTACAAAGAAAGATCCGGCCCAAGTGCAAAATATCCTTATTATCAAAATGGGCGCTGCAGGAGATGTCGTCCGCACTACAGCACTACTGCCCGGCTTACAAGAGAAATATCGGGGAGCAACGATCGATTGGCTTACCCAGCCACGTATGGAACCCCTCCTGCGCGACAACCCGCACATCGATCGCATTCTTATAGCGCCGACCGATGCGTGGCGCGAACGTGAATACCAACTGGTTATTAATCTCGATGAAGAAGAGGAGGCATGCCGCATTGCGTCGGCAGCAAGAACGCAACGTATTTTTGGCGCGTATATAGATGGTGACAAAATATCATACACTAATGATGCCGCGCCGTGGTTCGATATGGGCCTGATATCGAGATATGGAAAAACAAGGGCGGATGAATTGAAAAAACTAAACCGGAAAACATACCAGGAGCTTTGTTATGAAATGCTCGATATCCCCTATAGAAAGCAAGAGCCGCATTTCCCTCTCTCGGGCGTCGACACAGCATTTGCACAGCAATTTGCAGAAAGATACGGCATAAAAAAGAATACGCGCGTCATTGGCATAAATCCTGGCTCTAGTAAGCGATGGGTCGACAAGCGCCTTCAGGTGCACGAGGCGCGGGCCCTTATAGCTGGACTCCGCGGGAAATATCCAGATGCGAAAATCATACTTTTTGGAGGACCAGAAGAGCGTGAATACATTAGCGCAATCATTGAAGCGACGCGAGATCTCAGTATTATCGACGCGGGAATTGAAAACTCCCTTGGGCAATTTGCGGGCCTTATTAATCTTTGCTCCGACGTCATCACTAGTGATAGCATGGCCCTCCACATTTCCACTGCGCTAAAGAAAAAAGTGGTCGCCTTCTTTGGCCCGACGTCACCATGGGAAATAGAGCTCTATAATCTCGGAACAAAAATACTCCCCGTACGTGGATGTCTAAGTTGCTATAATAAAAACTGTAACACACCTCCCGAATACGACATTGACGCTCTTATAAAAGAAGCCTAG